Sequence from the Theropithecus gelada isolate Dixy chromosome 20, Tgel_1.0, whole genome shotgun sequence genome:
AGCATACTTTTATTGTGTTAGGCAGGGCAGAGTGATTCAATCTAAGGTTGAGGCAAGGTGAGGGCAGCTGGGAACCCTAGAACTAATGAAATTTCTTAACTGCTGCATCTCCTGACCATAGAAGGGAAGGGGAGCTCCCTTTCAGGAAACAGACTAAGTCTTTTAAAGTGGTGAGTTTTCAGCTGAGATGTGGAGGGAGCACAAATCACTTGGCCCACATTCCTCCCCCATTCCCTGACCATCTTATAGCATTAATACTCCACCAGATCATATAGGCAATGACTTCCCTTACTTGCTAGACCTCATCTAATCTTGACTTAGTTACCACAATTCTAGTGTAGGTTGGCTATTTTCCCCACTCTCCAAAAGATTAGAAACAGTGAGTTATCTGTGTGCTAGAAAAGAGTGTTCATCCATAGCAGATGGGAAAACAGCATTCATTGGACAAATACTCATTGAACTCCTGCACTGTGCCAGGCATTAGTAGAGCAGTAAGCAAGACAAAGTTCTCACCCTCATAGAGCTAACAGGCATTAATCAAATAATTGTACAAATGTTTACAGTTATGAGCAATGCTgtaaaagaaaggcaggaagctATCAGAGCTTGTAGCATCATTTGTAGCAGGAGGACCaatcctaaattgctgggatcaGGGAAGGCCTCTAGAAGACTTAACAAGAGACACGAAATAAACATCATTCAGGCCAAAAGGAGGAGCAGGGATCCTGAGAAGCTTGGAGCCCAGGAATCTACAAAAGGTCAGTGTAATTGGGGCAAAGAATGCAGAATAATGTGAGATGAAGGTAGAGAGATAGGCAAGGGGCCACTTCAGACAAGGCCTCTTGGTCATGTTAAAGATTCTCAACCTAACCAGAGTTTTCAGCAGAGAAGTGACAAAAGATTTGCACCTTTATAAGCTTTCTCGGCTAGACATGTGGAGAATGGACTGAAGGTGGGTGTGGATATGGGTGGAAGAGCAAATGGGCTACTATTGAATCTATGGGAGGGAAGGTACACCTATACCTTGGGCCGTTTTAGGGCATGATTACAAGTAAAAATCAAGCGGTTTAAACATGGGTTAGGTATGTCAAGTTTAGGAGAGGCAGGGGTCAGGGATGATCCCAGATCTCTGGGATGGGAAATTCAGTGGGTAGTGGAGATATTTACTAAGGAAGGGAGCCCTGTAAGAATTTGGGGTGGGAGAGGATTATGAATTCTACTTTGGCTACACTGGCTGACAGGTGCATGCGGGACATCCACGTGGAGTTGCAGAAGTACTAGATATGAGTCTGAAGCCCAAGAATGGTCTGAAACTGTGCCTCTAGTAGTACATATTTGGGTTAGAGATGGAAATGGAGGCCATGGGCTTAGGTGAGCTCACCTAGGGAGAAAGTATGGTATTAGAACAGGGCTGAGGAATGAGCACTGAGAAAATCTACCATTTCAAGCTGCAGTGGGAGACAGTAACAGAATTGGGGAGATACGGAAGCAGGAAAGTGGCAGCCAGATTCCACGTTGGCCTCCAATGACACCACCTCCTGCTATTCATGTCCTTGTGTAGTCTCCTCCCACACTGAATATGGCTAACCTGTGTAAATACATGAGATTGTGGAAATGACAATGCATGGCTGTGGCTTGAGTATAGTATCTTTTTAAGATCTCAGAAAGGCCTGATGTAGCACCCCAGAGAGCTGTTCAGACAATAAGGCTTCTAAGAAGCACAGCATATTGTCCCTTGGCAGCTCACGGTGGAGGACTTACCTCAGAGATTTGTAGGTGTGGCTTTTGTGAGTGAACTGCAATAAAACTCAGGTGACACATTCAAAATAATGTTCCCAGCACCACTGCCAGCTTGAATGGAAAGGAATATAGTGCAAAATGTTAACACAGCCATTTGGCCCCTAAAATCCTTCTGGCAGGAAGCAGGCAGAGAAAGCTATGTAGCTGGAAATGTGGGCAACCTTTCATGGAAAAGGAAGGATGACTCATATGAGGCCAAGAGCCCAGCCCCCAAGATTGCCTTTGACCATCTCCATCTTCTGGTATAATACGGAAATACCTTTGTGTATTTCCTTCCCCTACCAGATAGGATTGACTTGCATAACCAATATACTGTGGAATGACACTGTGACATTTGAGGCCAAGTCATAAAGGACAATGCAGCTTCCACCCTGCTGTCTTGGATGACCTGCTCTGGGGAAACCACTTGTCACTTGATGAGGATATTCAAGCAGTTCTGGAACAATACACGGCAGGTGCTCATATGCGTTAACCTCAGGCTAATGCAAAAGCTTCTTCATGATAGAAAAGACTCCAAACACATTTTCCTAAAAACAACCACTACCATCACCTCATATTGATGTTGCAATTTATATTAAAAGTACTTTCACCACATCTTGCTTTATGCTCCCAATGAACCCTATGAGGTGGGTGGGTTTATAGAAAGGGCAAATGCAGTCAGTCCCAGGTCCCAAGTGAGGAAGCTAAGTTCTAAAGGGCTTCTGTTCCTTGGTTAAGGCCACACATGATATTCATGGTGTCGGTGTTCTGACATCAAGTTCAGAGCTTTTCTGAAAACATCCAGGCAACATTCAACAGGGATTTCTCATCTATTTGTAGATACTCTCAGAGTAACTCTAGCAGAACTTTCCACAGTAATGTGTCCCCCTTGTAATGTTCTCATGTTATCCTTTCTGTAGCTGGAGCCATGGACAGACATGGACTCTGTCTTCTTTCCACTTGGATTCCTATGCAACAGTGTAACTGGATCATCGGTAACAGTTCGTGGGTGGCCAGACAGTGCTGCCACTGTTCAACATTCCTCACTGGAAGCTGTCTTCAGAGAGCCAAACTTCTTCCCAGTAAGAAAACCAGTCTATGAGTTTAGAGctatgcttcattttttaaactaaaaatggcATTAGCTTGATTGACTCCCTTAATCATCAGATTTTTAGTTGCTTCCTTTTCGCCTTCTTGGAGGCCAAAACTTTAGAGTATATCCAAATACACTTGTTGCAGGCTCTGAGGGCACACCCAGACATTCCAGAAAGTCCAGTAGCAACAGCCCTCTAAAGAGAATACTGAGGAAGAAAGCCCTCATAAGGAATGTACCATGACAATTCTGATAAAAAGAATGGCTATGTGTGTTAAGGAGCACTTTGTATGctttaatttaatcctcaaaagAATCCTATGAGGTAGGATAAAGGCCTAAACATCAAACATTACCATGTGTTCACATAGGCATAGTACCCCGATATCACAAAGGGCGAAAGTTAACACCTAAAGTGGACACTGTGAATAGCTAATGCCTCTCCAGCAATAGCTACCATCCCCTCGAGGATTACTCTGTTAGGGATCTGGGCCAATTTGGCGTTTTTCACATGCTTTCAAGCCTGATAGTGTTTTGTCATTCCCACATCAATCAGAGGTTTTAGGTAGATGCAGAGTGCATAAAACGGAAATAAGTATATCTTGCCTTCTAAGAAATTCCAGACAGACATCTCCAACCCAACTAAGCCTACTTCTATGGCTCCAAACTGACTTCTATTGTACCCACCTAAAACAGAAGGACATAAGAAATCAAATTCCAAACTaatctctgcttctttcttttcattcccatCTGGCTTTGTGCAAGGAAGTAAGAAATAAAGATTCAATCCAAGAACCTATTCGTAAGCAGCAATTTGAAGAGCCAATGTTTGGCAACAGATACCACTGTACACATTTTAAAACCCATGTTTCTTGAGAACCATCTCAGCCAACTGTGATCACCTTATTTCTGGCCCCTCCTTCACAGTGACAGAATCACAGAAGAAGGCAGCCAGATGAGAACTGCTATAATCAGGAGGAAGACCAATAGCCCATCCCAAATAAAACACTCTGAGTCACGACTTCCAGAACTTCTGCCATGACCATGGGCTTTAAACCATTCCACTGCTTCCTGGAGGTCAAATGGCTGAGCCTTATAACCTAGCTCTTTCTTGGCTTTCTCTAAGCTAAAATAATGTGTGACACCAGTTTTGTAAACTTCAGTGCGAGTGAGGAAGGGCTGGAAGTTGTAGAGTCGACCCAAAATGAAGTGAACCATCTCTGTTAGAAAAGCAAAGCAGTAGACCAAGGTCAGTGGCAGGCGGGTAGATGGGAACGTGTAGCCCAGGCCCTCAACCAGAGGCCGGAAGAACTCAAAGTTGTTCACGGGTCTGCCATCTGAGATGAAGTAGGGCTGCCCAGAGGCAATATGGCCCTTGTCAGCTCTCAGGGCTTCTGAGGCCAGAATGTGAGCCTGCACCAAGTTATCCACGTGGACAAACTCAACCAGGCTCCTGGGGTCCCCATAGACAAActtgaacagacccttctcaatgTAGCTGACTATTCTGGGAAGGTGTCTTTGTTCTCCAGGCCCATAGATGCCAGCTGGCCTCAGAGCGCAGGTTCTTAAGACACCGTTGCCTCTGTCCAGGGGTGTACCATTTGCCTCCAGCACCTTCTTTTCTGCAATAGACTTTGTCCGAGAGTAGTGATCAGGGTGGAGGTGAAGAGGCAGGTAGGGCAGAGATTCATCCCCATTTCTGATAACTTGACCTCCAAAGATGACATTGAAAGTGCTGGTGTAAACTAACCTGGGCACCCTTCTTCTTTGGCAAGCCTGGAGGATGTTGTCTGTGCCCCCGATGTTGACTTCTTCGATCAGGTTTCGATTGAGTTGCTCCCGCCCTGACATACCATAAGAGGCAATATGGAACACACAAGTGATGTCTGCATCCTGGAAGGCTTTCTCTATGTCAGACAGGTGGCAGATGTCTCCTTGTATAAACTTGATTCCTTCTGGAATGGTTTCAGCAGGGCTGCTGATGTCAAACAGAATCACGTGGACTCCCTTTTGGTTCAGAGCACAGCCCAGGCTGAAACGAGAAACGGTAAACGTTGCATCAAGTCGCTCTTAAGCTGTGCGTAGGCGAAGCGTATAAAGTAATTTACCAATCAAGGTGGGGCTGATCCAAGTCTTCTTGGCTCATCCTGAGCCCCTCACTATGCGTGTTCCTTGGTGCAAGGTTCACTTCTTCAAATTTTCAGAAGTGAGAATCCTCTCATCTACTTAAATTACAAAGAGAGAGGCTTTATCTTCAAAGAATGGTGGCATTTTTTCCCTTTGGTTCTAGGGCCTACTATCTATTCTTTGGAATATTTGAGAATAATAACATAACTGTGAAAGAACAGCTatgatttaaaattgtttttggtgATGTGAATAGTCATCCCTCCCAATTTCACAGCTTTATAAAGAATTTTTCTTAAAGTGAAATATACCTGTAGTTCTCAACTGCAGTATCTGAGCAGTGGGCAACACAGTTCATTTCTAGTTTgacattatacaaacaagtaaAAGTCTACTCTGTTGTCAGAGTTGAAAGCTTCTGGCAACTACTAGTAAAATAATtccatgtgtatattttatagacaCACTTACCGAAAACCAAAATAGCCACCTCCTCCTGTAATGAGGACAGTTTCCTGTTGAGATCTTTTGGGGTCCATATGTGGCAGTCAAAAGATAACTGGATCTGTAAGAAGTATGCATCACTGTTACTGATCCAAATGCAAGTATCATTCTCCCTAATTTTCAgctaacaaaaccaaaaagtcaATATGCTGTAGTAGAATGAAAAGGTAAGGCCTGGGTCTAGTCATAGCTGTGTCATTTAGCTACTTTCCCTTCAGTTCCTGGGCTTCAAATTTCTCCTGATGTAACATGGGGACAGTAATGTCTGCTCTGCCCACCTGAAAAGGTTAATGTGGaggttaaataagataatgtaattGGCAGTGCTTTGAGAAACACAAAAAACGTTTCAAATGTAAGGCATTATTGTTAATTCTTGAAAATGATTAGAGCCTTTTTGAAAAGAATTGATTCAAATTTGGTAGGAAGAGGcatttcccccccacccccccatgCATCAGAAAATTAGAGAGCACTCTAAAGGAATCTCCCAaaatcttttctgtaaaattgCACACTGCAGCATGACTTAATACTGCTTTATTAGccctatacttaaaaaaaatatatatgggaaAAAACTCCTTTATGTAGCAAACGATGCCCTACCTCCCCCACTGCAAATCTTGTAGGTACTTAAAGTACAAGAGCTCAGTGCCTTTGAGGGGTCCcacttctctttccctcttcttctgTGGCCCTCCCCGTATTTCTTTCAAGGCTCCAATGACCCTtctcccaaaaacaaaacaaaataagcaaaaactaAGATACCCAGCTCCTTCCATGTAAGAGggagagaggccaggtgcggtggctcacgcctgtaatcccagcactttgggaggctgtgacgggcggatcacgaggtcaggagatcgagaccatcctggctaacacggtgaaaccccgtgtctactaaaaatacaaaaaaattctcacaccagttagaatggcgatcattaaaaagtcaggaaacaacaggtgctggagaggatgtggagaaataggaacacttttacactgttggtgggattgtaaactagttcaaccattatggaaaacagtatggcgattcctcaaggatctagaactagatgtaccatatgacccagccatcccattactgggtatatacccaaaggattataaattatgctgctataaagacacatgcacacgtatgtttattgcagcactattcacaatagcaaagacttggaatcaacccaaatgtccatcagtgacagattggattaagaaaatgtggcacatatacaccatggaatactatgcagccataaaaaaggatgagtttgcatcctttgtagggacatggatgcagctggaaaccatcattcttagcaaactatcacaagaacagaaaaccaaacaccgcatgttctcactcataggtgggaactgaacaatgagatcacttggactcaggaaggggaacatcacacaccggggcctatcatggggaggggggaggggggagggattgcattgggagttatacctgatgtaaatgacgagttgatgggtacagcagaccaacatggcacaagtatacatatgtaacaaacctgcacgttatgcacatgtaccctacaacttaaagtataataataataaataaattaaaaaaaatacaaaaaaataagccgggcgtggtggtgggcacctgtagtcccagctacttgggaggctgaggcaggagaatggcgtgaacctgggaggcggagctggcagtgagccaagatcacgccactgcactccagcctgtgtgacagagtgagactccatctcaaaaaaaaaaaaaaaaaaaaaaagaaagaaaaaatagggaGAGAAATGGAACAGGAAGCACACAGGTCCTTAAAGGCACTgggcgtgtgcacacacacacacacacaaaccccaaCACGTGCGCTCAAGTCAACACAGACGCTCAGAGCTGTGGTTAGGCATGAAGACTGCAAGCAATCAAGAGCCCTACCATTTCTCTTTCCCAGCCAGGCACCCACAGCTGCAGTCACTGCACCATGTAAGTAGACTTCAACATGGAAGAATGTGGAGATGGGAGGGGAGCGGGAGCAGCAGAGGCTGGGGCTAGGCAGGATAAAGAGCTTGTATGGCAGAGAGGCTATGAGTGTGAAGTCAGTGTACatgcataaagaaagaaaaaaatatggggGACAGGAATACACAGTGAAGGCGTCTTGCCTCAGCCCTTAAGTGGTTATGTGATCTTGGTCAAGACACTTCTCTAGACTTCACTTTTCTCTTCTGTCTGGCTGTGTGTTGTGCTATGTTACAGGAATgctaaggtttttaaaaaggcagcatGGTACAgtggaaataataaagacaaaccCACACCTAGTGCTTACTGCTGGGGCCAGGCAgcatgctaagtgctttatgtataTGTTAGTCAATTAATCCTTTTAATAATCTTACCAGGAAAATACTATTAGATCCTGTTTTTCagctgagaaaaataaagcacagagaCAGTAAACAAACTTGCCCAAACTTACCTGGATTCACACCCGATGGCAGTGTGGCCCCAGGGGCCCGTACTCTTAACCACTAAAACATAGTCTTAAACGGAAAGGGAATGGACTTTGGTGTCCACTTACCAGTTGTGTGATTTTGGACTGTGTGTTTACCACATGTGTTAAAGACTCTGAGCCTGCTGCTTCATCTAACAGTGGAGCTGATAATAAGCCTGCATGAAGACTGCGTGGGATAATGTGCAAAAAATGTCCAACAAAACCCCTGGTGCCGTATGGGCACTCCACAGATGTCATTTCTTGAGTAGACTTTTCTTCACACTCCAGAGTTTAGAGATTCAACTAGCGTATCACATTTCCACATACCATGATTAGATCTCTCAAAAAGCACAGGGTTACAAAGAGTTTTGTAGGTTCTTCTGGACACCTGTGTGAGTGCATGAGACTGCCAATGAAACGAATCAGAGCACTCATGCAGAATCGGTCAGTGTGACAAGTGAAGACGAGGTTCAGCAAGTGACTGTCTCAGTGGCTTGACGGTATGGAGAAGAGTGAGAAATACTAGGGAAACTGAGCAAAATGGGGCAGAGGATGACTGATGAGTTCCCAAGGTTCCATTATGCAACTGCCACGGTTGTGCTTTCAAGAAAATTCATGAAGAATGAACGTGCCAGCACTCCCTCAATGTAGCTAACAGTGACCTTGTGATTCTATTGTTTTCTGAGTGCAGAACACTCCCATTTGGATTGAAAGTGGTCATAAAACCAAATGCAGTCAATTCTATTCTTTAGTGTACTCACAACCCTTCATGACGAACAGTTTCACAACGTGGTAGGCATCAGTTACTGATATTTCAGTACAGACTTCCCATGTTCACCTCCATGACCTGGTCACAGTCTCCCACTCTTCTGCCACTGGCATTCTACGCTCCAACTGCACagactttctttcctttccttgaagATGCTGACCTCATTAGTGCCTCCTGTTCTCACTTCAGTGTGACACATCGTGCACTAGGTCCTTTTCTAGCAGCATCTTTCTCAATATTTAGGTCTGCTCACAAGTCCTCAGAGAGGCTTCTCTGATCACCCTATCTAACAGAGCTGCTTGTACCCTAAACGTTGCCTTGTTTTCTTCATGGAACATTTTACTGTCTATCTAAaactatttactttttattattgatctCCTTCCCACAGAATGTTAAGTTCTATGAGAACTGAGGCCCTCTGTCTTCTGGGGTGTCCCTACTAGAATCCagaacatagtagatgctcaataaatatttgttgaatctaTGGATTATTCTGAACACCCTAAAATATATCCAATTTAGTAAAATTGTGATGGGCACAAATTACTTTACCCAGGGCTCTGCAGTGTTTAAGAGTCACTGTTCTGCATGACATTAATGCtgccattttaacaataacaTATCTCCTAAAAAGTGCTGGGTTATGGAATGAAAGATACAAACCCAAATGAGACAGAGGTCCTGCTTTCCAGAgcttacaaatgagaaagaggcTTCTACAGATAtcaaaaggaaaaggcaaaaaaaagatgaaaataaagttaTTGTTTTAATGTTGGTATAAACAAAGTGCAGTGGGAACACCAAGGTGAGGGGTAGGGAGACTGATTCTGACAGGGCAGATCAGGAAGAGTTCATGGGAGAGTGAGTTTTAGTGCTACAGGGCCCATGGGAGGATCTAGGTAGGCTGAGAGGAGGGTTATCACTGGTGAGGATGAACCACGAATTAATGGATCAGAGGCAGAGAAGGCTGTGCTGGGCAGCTAACATGGGGAGTCCACCATGGCTGGTGTGCAAACAGAAGCACAGAGCTGGTGCTTGAGGGTGAAAAGACAGCCTGGACTGAACCTGGAGACAGGCTTCTGTCCCCTTCCATAAAGTTtgaatcccatttttttttttttcgagacaaggtctcactctgttgcccaggctagagtgtagaggtgtgaccacggctcactgcaactttgattTCCCGACCTcgagagatcctcctacctcagcatcctgagtagctgggactacaggcgtgcaccatgatgcctggctagtTGAATTCCATTCTGCAGACAACAGAAGCctttttaggtttacagaaaggAACTGTTGGGGCCACCTCAGTACTTGTGAAAGAGGAGGCTTCCCCTGGAGGAGGAAATGGGCCACGGTCCAGGGAAGGGAGATGTGGCTCTAGGCTAGAGGGTTACCAGTGAGGACAAAAGGCCAGTGTGCTCAGGTGAAATCAGGGTGAGGGCTAGCGAACAACTGCAGGAGGTGGCAGCATGTTGTACCCAGATGATGTTCTGAGGAAGGCGATGTCATTAACTGAAACAGTAGGCTTTGGAAATGTTCTTGTCTGGCTGAAAGTTTTGACAAACAATGCCAGATAACGATTTAAGATCTTCTTAATATCTCTGTAAGAATTCCACCATAAGGAATTCTGAAAATGGACAAGGCCTTCAAAAGTCCAATTAAAAAATTCCAACGGAAATACCTATCTTTAATTAgtctttggttttaaaattacacattccAGTCCAGTCACAAGACCACAGGTCAATCATGGTTCATGTGCACATTAATCAAGTAAGGAACATACAACTTCGGATTATTAATGCTTCAGAAACCTGCCAGGCCTAGTGATGCTACTCCATTACCTTCCAACTAGTTTCAGAATGATCTGAGGCAAAAACTTGTATAACTGATCTGATCGGGGGGTCAGAAGAGAAAGGTaaggaaaaattaataacttaacaaaataaacagcaaggaaaaagcttatccaccaggcCAGTAAAGCCTTCACAGGATGGTAGCCATCTGCTGCACTGCTGGGAGCCGCCTCCTCCCTTCCTGATCCTCAACATTGATAAGCACGGAAAAATCTTAGCAAATGCATTTTGCAGACCTGCCCCCACCCAAAATTCTCATGAATGCTAAGccagaagggagaagagaatatACAGTTGTTCTTCAGCCAGCTGCCTGATTTTCATCTACTCTGTGGCTCCTGTTTTATTAATTAGTTTCTGTCTGATTCCTTCTAGGGCTGGGCACTCAGACCTGCCTTTATAATGGCAAGTGCTTGAAGGTTCTTCCAAACTGTGGCTTTGTTCAGTAATTGCTCTCCCCTGGTGGGGAGGGCTACATCTGACCTGAGCAGTCATTTTGGTGGATACAAGTTAAAGTTAAGCACatgatcaaggaaaaaaaaaaaaaaaaaaaaaagcttaattacaaacaggaaaaaaattaaatttaaaatccacCTGACCTCTTGAGAATACTAAGGTAAAGCGAGGGGAATAATGTTGACATCTCAAGGGAAGTTATGAGAAAAAACTAGTAAAAGATGACTGGGagtactttacattttaaaagacctaaTTAGATGCTAAAGATCAGAAATAAGAACCTTCAACTACGCACACAGTTCCTTCATCCCTATGAGTTCAAGATGATTGTGTTACTAGCCCTCTGGTATTATAATGCAACATAGAAATATGGGTGTCATTAGCATTTCACCAATAGAAACTATGGAACAGAGAGAATTTAAGACGgttcccataaaaataaaaacttacgaTATTTACTTTAAGAGATATAAAAAATATCTCCAAGTAGTATAACCCCATGATTAGGTGCTTTAAATCACTGTACAAGTGCTGACCAGAGGTAAAAGGtaactttattgttattatatcaAGATCTGGCAAATATATTGATGCCAGAGGGCTTATGAAATGGTGTTGTTCAAATTCCATGCATGATCTGAAAATTATCTACTTGTGTTTAATATAAGGaagtcaaaacaataaaaataaatatgcagttAGGGGTGATAAGGAGAAGAATTCTGATACAGATAAAAGAGATGTGacatataaaattcaaaaggggctgggtgtagtggcttatgcttataattccagcactttggaaggctgaggcaggtggatcactggaggtcaggagttagagaccagctgggccaaaatggtgaaacccctgtctctactaaaaacagaaaaaagtagccgggcgtggtgatgcacacctgtaatctcagctacttggaaag
This genomic interval carries:
- the SDR42E1 gene encoding short-chain dehydrogenase/reductase family 42E member 1, translating into MDPKRSQQETVLITGGGGYFGFRLGCALNQKGVHVILFDISSPAETIPEGIKFIQGDICHLSDIEKAFQDADITCVFHIASYGMSGREQLNRNLIEEVNIGGTDNILQACQRRRVPRLVYTSTFNVIFGGQVIRNGDESLPYLPLHLHPDHYSRTKSIAEKKVLEANGTPLDRGNGVLRTCALRPAGIYGPGEQRHLPRIVSYIEKGLFKFVYGDPRSLVEFVHVDNLVQAHILASEALRADKGHIASGQPYFISDGRPVNNFEFFRPLVEGLGYTFPSTRLPLTLVYCFAFLTEMVHFILGRLYNFQPFLTRTEVYKTGVTHYFSLEKAKKELGYKAQPFDLQEAVEWFKAHGHGRSSGSRDSECFIWDGLLVFLLIIAVLIWLPSSVILSL